In Aegilops tauschii subsp. strangulata cultivar AL8/78 chromosome 3, Aet v6.0, whole genome shotgun sequence, one genomic interval encodes:
- the LOC109743685 gene encoding uncharacterized protein isoform X1: MASPSLLTVHLRGSASPPDAASSVAIEVEGGDGVDLAQVGLALGLDPATVGLNGYFLSCGSGYVSLAVTWGELLAFFATGGQPTGADPAEPVAVDGGPVPSPPEPRVVLSSKRKPGLETENCSKKSKLQHNSSAQSKAGEELLADEITFGLKRRLTLDEASPSKKIKQVDSVEAQQPVKYSCSFASSHDKRPSDEEMVISLSRKGVW, translated from the exons ATGGCTTCGCCGTCCCTCCTGACCGTGCACCTGCGCGGGTCTGCttcgccgcccgacgccgcctcgTCGGTGGCGATCGAGGTggagggaggcgacggggtggaCCTCGCCCAGGTGGGCCTCGCGCTGGGGCTGGATCCGGCCACTGTCGGCCTCAACGGCTACTTCCTGAGCTGCGGGTCCGGCTACGTTTCCTTGGCGGTCACCTGGGGCGAGCTCCTCGCCTTCTTCGCCACGGGCGGGCAGCCCACGGGTGCCGACCCCGCCGAGCCCGTCGCCGTCGACGGAGGGCCCGTACCTTCGCCCCCAG AGCCCAGAGTTGTTCTGTCCTCAAAGCGAAAGCCCGGGTTGGAGACCGAAAATTGTTCCAAGAAGAGCAAGCTCCAACACAACAGCTCCGCTCAGTCAAAAGCAGGCGAAGAGCTACTTGCCGATGAGATCACCTTTGGTTTGAAGAGAAGACTCACATTGGACGAGGCTAGTCCATCTAAGAAGATTAAGCAAGTAGACTCCG TAGAAGCACAGCAGCCAGTTAAATACTCTTGCAGCTTCGCCAGCAGTCACGACAAGCGGCCATCGGATGAGGAGATGGTCATCTCACTGTCGCGCAAGGGAGTCTGGTGA
- the LOC109743685 gene encoding uncharacterized protein isoform X2 — MASPSLLTVHLRGSASPPDAASSVAIEVEGGDGVDLAQVGLALGLDPATVGLNGYFLSCGSGYVSLAVTWGELLAFFATGGQPTGADPAEPVAVDGGPVPSPPEPRVVLSSKRKPGLETENCSKKSKLQHNSSAQSKAGEELLADEITFGLKRRLTLDEASPSKKIKQVDSEAQQPVKYSCSFASSHDKRPSDEEMVISLSRKGVW, encoded by the exons ATGGCTTCGCCGTCCCTCCTGACCGTGCACCTGCGCGGGTCTGCttcgccgcccgacgccgcctcgTCGGTGGCGATCGAGGTggagggaggcgacggggtggaCCTCGCCCAGGTGGGCCTCGCGCTGGGGCTGGATCCGGCCACTGTCGGCCTCAACGGCTACTTCCTGAGCTGCGGGTCCGGCTACGTTTCCTTGGCGGTCACCTGGGGCGAGCTCCTCGCCTTCTTCGCCACGGGCGGGCAGCCCACGGGTGCCGACCCCGCCGAGCCCGTCGCCGTCGACGGAGGGCCCGTACCTTCGCCCCCAG AGCCCAGAGTTGTTCTGTCCTCAAAGCGAAAGCCCGGGTTGGAGACCGAAAATTGTTCCAAGAAGAGCAAGCTCCAACACAACAGCTCCGCTCAGTCAAAAGCAGGCGAAGAGCTACTTGCCGATGAGATCACCTTTGGTTTGAAGAGAAGACTCACATTGGACGAGGCTAGTCCATCTAAGAAGATTAAGCAAGTAGACTCCG AAGCACAGCAGCCAGTTAAATACTCTTGCAGCTTCGCCAGCAGTCACGACAAGCGGCCATCGGATGAGGAGATGGTCATCTCACTGTCGCGCAAGGGAGTCTGGTGA